The genomic stretch aagaaagTGAGGCCGTAGAAAAAGAGAAGAACAGCAAACGCGTACATAAAGGTCGGGCGGCGCACAAAGTAGGTGAGATAGAGCAGGCAGACCTTGAAAATAGCCAAAAAAACCACAAACACGGTGATGTTCACGTAATCAGGGCTCCTCTTAACGTAGAAGGCCCACACAAGGTGAGGCAGGATGAAGAACAAGACATAGAAAATGATGCAAGCCGTCCGCTCGGATTTGAAGCCAAGAGACTCAGAAAACTTGAAAATTGAAATGAGGACCAGAAACGCGTTGCTGACGTAGTAGAGTGAAAAGGAGCCTAGCACGACGGCGATGGTGATGTTCTTCTGCTCCGAGTAGTCCTTTAGCCCCTTGAGCCTCAGCCTGAATTCGTCCATGGTCCACTTCCTCTCGCGGAACCCCGCGCTGATGGTGATGAAGACGCAGAGAACAACGAAGGGAATGAACCAGAGAAATATGCTCAGGATCTTGAAGCTGGAGTCGTCGCCGGCGTCCTCATCCTCAGTGGGATTTAAGTGGCAGTAGACCGAGTACACGATCGAGACGGAGATGAGCGCTGCGATGACGTAGAGAGCCTGCTTGGGGGACCGCTTGTAAATGCGGTCTAGCACGTACTGAAGGCCAGTGCCGACGACGAAGCCGACGCCGTAAGAGATGCCCATTAGCGTGCACTCGTTGTCCGTGTGGTGCTCGCTGATGTAACTTATCGTCTGCTGCTCGCTCGAGGAGGACACGATGGCGAACAGGACGATGGAAACAATGCCGTAAATCTCCGAAGTGCTGGTGAagcagaagaaggagatgaTGTGGAAGACGTAAATCACGGAGGAAGTGATGTGAATGCCGGCAAACTGgttgaaaaaggaaattaTGGGCGTGGGCACGAAGACAAACAGCAAAATCAGAGGGAACAGGTCCAGCAGCCTCTGGTTGTAGTGGAAGTACGACGAGAACATCTTCCTGTAGTACACGGAGCAGTTCACGGGGATCGAGAAGACGATGAGGTTGAGCCAGAGTCGAGAGTTGCTCAGCTTGGCCCCGAGCTCCGAAAACCCCTTGTCAGTGCGCGAGTGGATCTTGAGGGGGACGAAGAGGAGCGTGAGCATGAACGAGGGCACGATCCCCCAGAGCAGGTACGAGCCGAGGACCTCGTAAAACCGCAGCCGGAACCGCCGCATGGCCCTGTGCATGAGCACGGGCAGAATGGCGCACATGTtgtcgaagaagatgaCCATGCCGTCCGCAAGGCTGGTCGCCTCGGGGAAGAGCCTGCCCAGGTGCACCGACGTGATGAAAATGGCGCCGCCGAAGACGCCCCAAAAGGCGAAGGACATCTTCAGCCAGGCCCTACTCGagtggaagaagaagatggacAAAAAGGCCATGAAGCCGAACATGTACCCTGAGATCATCACCGGGTAAAGTCCGAGGTAGTCGGTGAGTGGGCCCGCCACGGAGTAGGTGAGGAACTCCGAGTAGAAGATGTAGAGCGCCAGCTGCCCAATGGCGTCCCTCTGCTCGTCGCAAACCACAACCCCAGGCACCGCTGCCGAAACCTCCCTCTGCGTGCACAGCTCCGAGAAGACCATGTCGTCGACGAGGATCCTCTCGAAGACGGGCCAGTTGTAGTACAAGCTGGAAGTGAGGAAAATTATGATAGAATAGACGAGGAGAACTGAAAAGGGACTGATGTTGAAGGGGCACGCTTGAATCTGCGTTTTAATAGATATCTCCTCAGATCCCTTTTTGTCGTTTACGCCGTCATTGCCCTTTAAACCGTTATTGCCGATTAACCCTTCTTTGCCAGTTACACCGTTGTTGATGCCACTTGATGCCTGTGTAGCCTTAGCAACGCCGTTATTTGGTCCCTTGTTTCCTGCCTTTGCTTTTCCTGTACTTTGTGCTTCTGGTTTTTTAGTTTCTGTCATGTTCACATCAACAGTGCGAAGagaatttatttaattatattgagTTGAGTCAGGAATTCAATGACTAAACTTCTGCCGAAATGGAATTTTCcaattaaatatactgCATAGATCTTGTAAAAAAACTTCATTCCGCAATGCGATTAGTTGAAACAGATTGAATCTTTGTCGACTGCGAGTCCCTGTGTTGTGTTCACTACAGATAAGACGGTAAGATGATAGAATCGGGAAGAATACGTGTCAATTAGTCagaagatttaaaatagcCTTAGACCCTGGGTTAGCAAGTGTGTTTATGATCCTTCAACCATCCACAAGTAGTCGATAGTGAATAAAACTGAGAATACCGACATTTGAAGCTATTTAGGCGTTATAGCGGTTAtggtaaattattaaatgcTAATTGAAGTAGTTTCAGCAAAGTGTGTGAGTAAATCGCACGAGAACGCCTTGTGATAGTGACGTgtagtttaaaatacagaaTCGAGTTGATTTCATATTGGTTTATGTTTCGTTGATTTGTCGACTAATTAGTATACATTTTGTGgtttattatgttaatttgtgTTTTGTTATGTTATCAATAGAAGCTGTTATTGATTCCTGATGCACTACAACTATATCATAAAATACTGATATATGATAGTGACAAATACACGaatgttaaatattgtGTGTCAACGACTACGCTTTTGAGTGTGTGAGTTGATGGGTACTTGGAATCTGTAGTTGCACAAACCACTCGCGATATAATCAGTTAGTGTGTCTGGGTGGCCTGTATCTCCTGTGTCGACTACTCACATTTACACCAATTCTGAGTTTATAATACTCCAAAGCGTTCGTTAAATCATGACTGTTTATCATATCAGtcttatttgtttttgaaaGTGCCTCTGGTGTCATGGATTCCTCGGTTATTTGCTTGTTGATCTCTTCCCACCTTTTACAGGCCATATCCAGGGTTGCGttaatcttcttcttgtggTTCTTTATGATCTCCTTCCAAAGTTGCTTTTTGGTTTTCACACCAGTTTCTTTCTCGCCTCTAATTAGTTGTTTCTGTTCTCCCATCTTTTTAACTTGAGACTTCAGGTACGTAACATTCTCAGTTTTGGACTTATGGTCCCTCGACACCTTGAGGTTGCGTTTAATGAATGGCAACCTAACAATGGTTCCTGAGCAGAATGTCTTCAAAACGTTGCTTCTATAGTATTTCTTGTACTTTGCCTTGGAAACAGTTTCATCAGGCTCCTTTGGAATACTGATCACCACCGGCTAAATCATTGTTAATTAATCTTGCACATACCGTGTCGTGCTTCGCGTAGTCGCGATCGACGTAGCAGTGTGATATGTACATTCCTAAAGCGGGGCTGAAGGCAGAGGAGGTCACCAATCCTAAATAAGTTTGTTCTGTTTACACCTAACAAATCTCTACAACTGATAGTGATTACGCCTAATAATCTAATTACACCTAATAGTATGTTTGTGTATCAACTATGTCTGCCTGAATTAACTATTACCTATTGGCATCCTCGTTGACCTTGTTAACACTTTGCAACTTGGCGTCAGCATTGTACTTGAGATGAGACCCACTCTCCTAAAAATTGAGGTAAGGTTGCGTGTTACGTACATCTTCGATATTCCGTCCACAATGTTGTGGCCAAAGTTCCTGTGGCcgaatattattttacttcGTATCTTCTCCACGTCCACGTTCCACATCAGCGACGAGTGCAGGGGCGTCGACTCTGGCGTCAGGTCGACCTCCGGCCTTACTACTCCGCTTTCCAGCCTTGCGATATCGTACGTTTCAAACCCTATTTTCCTTACGCTCCCGTGGGACAGCAGCAAACTGACGTATTACATTAGGTTGTGCACTTACTTCTTAAATTCTGCAAAACACTCGGAGGGTACTATGAACTCCAGGCCCTCCTCCACATCTGATACTCGGTAgcaaataattttacaatcCTTGCTcgtaaaatttatgtaaaagCTCTTCATGAACAGTTTCGGGAATCCCGAGTCTCGGTTTTCCAGTCCACCAGAATCCTTGGGTGCCGATCCGTCCATATGCTCAATTGTCATCTGATTTCGTTTGTCTTCCAGCAACTCTGCGAAAACTTCACGTGAAAGGGGCCCGTATAGGTTGACCACCTTGAATTTATCCTGTGGACTCACTTTTACATCCAAAGCAAACGCCTTTAGGTGAACTGAGTAGGAGCTGATGTAGTCTAACACATCGTTCTTCTTATTCCCTGTTGTCACCAACAGGTAGTGGCCGTCAAGCTTCGAAACGAAGCACGTGTCCAAAATTACACCTTTGGAGTCAAGAAGGCAGCTGTACTTGACGTCGCCGGCACACATTGTGGAAACTGAGGATGAGAGCACTTGATTAAGGAAATACTCTGAATTGGAGCCTGAGACTCTTAAAATGCGTGAACTGGCCTTCTCGAAAAACACTGATAATTTTCTCATGGAATCGTAGTCGGAATGTTGCGATATGTGTGACGAGTGTTCGTTGCTGTGATTGCTTGTATCGATCGTTTCGTGACTCCTGGTCTCACTGCCTTTACTACTCAGAAGTGACCTTGAGTGTTTGTGTACGTTTGATATAGGGTTGTAATTAAATCTGGACTCGACTATTTCTATGATTTTATTATGTACAGGCTGACGGTCCGACGTTAGAGATTTGTAGTTATAAACCAGGTCAAGGTATGAATCGGCCAGTTCATAAA from Theileria orientalis strain Shintoku DNA, chromosome 1, complete genome encodes the following:
- a CDS encoding uncharacterized protein (glycine cleavage T protein family protein), with the protein product MSFVNRILAKRAGSNHLVRNLIKNRINRKNFNYRNVGWLKDPLLSLNFSIPTRDEADRLKLQSCVDIDTKLIGTMIELNKTGVNSGHTDFYELADSYLDLVYNYKSLTSDRQPVHNKIIEIVESRFNYNPISNVHKHSRSLLSSKGSETRSHETIDTSNHSNEHSSHISQHSDYDSMRKLSVFFEKASSRILRVSGSNSEYFLNQVLSSSVSTMCAGDVKYSCLLDSKGVILDTCFVSKLDGHYLLVTTGNKKNDVLDYISSYSVHLKAFALDVKVSPQDKFKVVNLYGPLSREVFAELLEDKRNQMTIEHMDGSAPKDSGGLENRDSGFPKLFMKSFYINFTSKDCKIICYRVSDVEEGLEFIVPSECFAEFKNLLLSHGSVRKIGFETYDIARLESGVVRPEVDLTPESTPLHSSLMWNVDVEKIRSKIIFGHRNFGHNIVDGISKMYVTRNLTSIFRRVGLISSTMLTPSCKVLTRSTRMPIGNRLVTSSAFSPALGMYISHCYVDRDYAKHDTPVVISIPKEPDETVSKAKYKKYYRSNVLKTFCSGTIVRLPFIKRNLKVSRDHKSKTENVTYLKSQVKKMGEQKQLIRGEKETGVKTKKQLWKEIIKNHKKKINATLDMACKRWEEINKQITEESMTPEALSKTNKTDMINSHDLTNALEYYKLRIGVNVSSRHRRYRPPRHTN